Part of the Roseomonas sp. OT10 genome, TCAGCGCCCCGGGCGGCTGCGGCGCTGCTGGCGCAGCACCTCCTCGATCCAGCGGTCCAGCCGCTCCGTCTCCGCCTCGGCCAGCGCGTGGTCGGCATAGGCGCTGGGGAAGCGGAGGGAGAGCCAGCGCCAGGCGACCAGCCGCTTGTGCGTCTTCTCCGCCCGCTCCAGCTCCTCCCGCGCCGCCCGGTCGGGGGCGGAGAGGCGGCCGGCCAGCGGCGGGGCGACGTGGCGGCCGGCGCCGTGCTCGATGGCCCAGCGGGCGAGGCGGGCGACGCCGTGGTCGCGCTCGTCCACCGGGCACATCGCATAGGTCCAGCGGTCGAGCAGGGGCAGCCCCTCCACCCCGTCCACGGCGGAGGCGATGGCGATCTGCGCGGAGAGGTCGGCCAGGCGGTAGTTCGGGTCGTCCTTGCGCAGCACGGCGCGGCGGATGCGGGCCAGCACGCCGAAGAGGCTGTCCGAGCCGATCTCGGCGGCGACGGCGGCCACGATGTCGGAATCCGGCTGCACCTGCGGGCGCAGCTCGGCCGGCGGGTCGGGCGGGGCCTCCAGCAGCCGGCGGACCAGCTCCGGCGTGCCGCCGCCACCCTCGGCCAGCACGGCGACGATGCCCTCCTCGTGCTGGCCGTAGCGCCCGGCGCGGCCGCCGATCTGCTTGACCTCCTGGGAGTTCAGCTCCCGCCGCTCCTCGCCGTCGAACTTGCGCAGGGTGGAGAAGACCACCCGGCGGATCGGCAGGTTCAGCCCCATGCCGATGGCGTCGGTCGCGACCAGGATATCGGCCTCGCCCGAGCGGAAGCGGGCGGCCTCGGCGCGCCGCACCTCGGGGCTCAGCGCGCCGTAGATGACGGCGACCCGCTTGCCGCGCTTCACCAGCTCCGCCCGGAAGTCCAGCACGTCGCGGCGGGAGAAGGCGACCAGCGCATCGCCCGCCTTCAGGTCGCCCAGCCGCACCGGGTTGCGCGCCGCGACCAGCGGGCCCTTGCGCCGCAGCGAGACGGACTCCACCGGGTCGCCGCAGAGCGTCGCGATCCGCTGCACCATCGGGATGCATTCCGGCGCGCCGAGCACGAAGACCTCCCGCGCCGGGGCGCCCATGATGGCGGCGGTCCAGGCGGCGCCGCGGTCGCGGTCGTGCAGGAGCTGCGCCTCGTCCACGATCGCCACGTCTACGGGCGACTGGAAAGGGCACATCTCCACCGTCGCGGCCAGGTGCCGGCTGCCTTCCACGGGCACCCGCTCCTCGCCGGTGGAGAGGGAGGCGGGGACGCCGCGCGCCCCCAGCGCCTCGCGGAACTCATGCGCCAGCAGGCGCAGGGGGGCGAGGGCGAGGCCGCTCTCCGCCGTCGCCAGCCGGTCCAGCGCGGTGTGGCTCTTGCCGGAATTGGTCGGGCCGGTGACCAGCGTGATGCGCCGGTTCAAGGCGCGGGCGGTGGCGAAATGTCCGGCGAAGCGGTCCAGCGCGGCGACCCGGGCCACGGCGGCATTGGCCGCCTTGCCGCCCATGCCGCCGGCCGGGCGGATCGCGGGGGCGGCGGGGACATCGCGCCCCTCAGGGCGGTCGCGCTTCCGCTCGCGCGGGTCGGGCTGGTCCTCCCGCCATTCCGGCAGGCGGGTGCGCAGCGGGGCCAGCTCGGCCGGGTCGAACAGCCAGACCTCCCGCCCGCCCTTGCCGGGGGTACGCTTGGCGACCGGCAGCAGCCCGGTGCCCGCCCAGCGCAGCGCCTCGCGCTCGGTGCAGCCGAGCAGGCGGGGCACCGCCTCCAGCCCGACCAGCGAGCGTTCCCAGGCGCGCAGCCGGGCCACCTCCTCGCGCTTGCGGGCGCGGGCGACCTTCTCGGCGGCGCGCTGCTCCTGCCGGCGGCGGGATTCGGCGCGCTCGGCCGCCTCGACGAAATCCTCGGCCCGGTCCGGGGTGAGGCCGAAGGCGCGGGCGACGGCGCCGGCCAGCTCGGCATGCCGGTCGGGCGACAGGGCGCCGCCCTGGCCGTCGGCGATCTCGGCGGCGAGGGCCTCCAGCGCGGCCTGCGGCGTGTCGCCGGCGGCGCGCAGGCGACGGTCCAGCACGCCGGACAGCGCCGTGGCCAGGGCGGCCTCGTCCGGCTCGGGCGTGGCGATCGCGGCGGCGGCGGCGCGGGTGTCGTCCGGCTGCACCCAGGCCTGGCCGGCCCGGCTGGCCATGTCGTTCAGCCGGGCGGCCCAGCCGCGCCGGCGGACCTCGCACAGGGCCGCGGCGACGGTGGCGGCATCGGCGGGCATGCGACGGGCGACGAGGCGCCGCAGCTGCGGCATCTCGCGGGTTTCGACGGTCAGGCCGGAGGCCAGGATCGCGGCCTCGGCGGGGTCGGAAACGGGGGTGATCGAGTCCAGTGTCGGGTCTCCGCGCGGGCCGCTGGGGCCGGCGCTGGGTCGGGGAGGCGGTGGAACCCCGGCCGGGACCGTGTTGCCAGGCGGCAGCCGGTGAACGCGGGAGGGGTGGAACGGTTCGCCTTTCCAGATGGGACCTCGGAAACCCATGGAAAACCCGTTCCGGACGGGAGGCTAGCAGAAGCGGGGCCCGGGCGGAGCCGCGGATCGCGCAGGGCTGGGGGCGCGGGGCCACCCGGCCGGCGCCCGCCCGGCTCCCCGATCCGGGACGCCTGCGCCGATGCCACGTCGTCCTCGGTGCGGCGGGCGCGGCCCTCCCCGCCGCGTGGAAGGTCGACTAGACAGTGATCGGCGCCGGCCGTGCCGACGCTCAACAAGCTCAACAGAAACGAGGGAGTCCAGGAACATGGTCAGATGGACTGCGAGGGCCTGGCGCGGGCGCCAGCCGCCGCCCCGGCACGCGATCCTGCGGCGGCCGGGGCGTGCCAGGGCCGCCGCGCGGCTGTCGGGCCTGGCAGGGCTGGTGTGCGGGGTGCTCGCGGCGCTTCCCGCGGCCGCCCAGACCTCCCAGGTCCAGACCTGCCAGCTCGGCGATCTGGCGCTGGAGAGCGGCGCGACGATCCCGAACGTGCGGATGACCTACATCACCCATGGCACGCTCAACGCCGAGCGCAGCAATGCCATCCTCTCGATCCACGGGCTGCGCGGGAACCGGACCAGCCAGAGCTTCCTGGCCGGGCCGGGCAAGGCGCTGGACACCGACCGCTACTTCGTCATCCAGCCCGATACGCTGGGCGTCGCCTCCACCGATCCGAACGCCACCACCTCGCCCACGCGGTCGGGGATGAACATGAACTTCCCGCGTTTCACCATCCGCGACATGGTGAAGGCGGAGCACCGCCTGATCACGGAATGCCTCGGCATCCGGCACCTGGTCGCGGTGACGGGCATCTCGATGGGCGGCATCGGCTCGCTGCAATGGGCGGTCAGCTTCCCG contains:
- a CDS encoding helicase-related protein, translating into MPQLRRLVARRMPADAATVAAALCEVRRRGWAARLNDMASRAGQAWVQPDDTRAAAAAIATPEPDEAALATALSGVLDRRLRAAGDTPQAALEALAAEIADGQGGALSPDRHAELAGAVARAFGLTPDRAEDFVEAAERAESRRRQEQRAAEKVARARKREEVARLRAWERSLVGLEAVPRLLGCTEREALRWAGTGLLPVAKRTPGKGGREVWLFDPAELAPLRTRLPEWREDQPDPRERKRDRPEGRDVPAAPAIRPAGGMGGKAANAAVARVAALDRFAGHFATARALNRRITLVTGPTNSGKSHTALDRLATAESGLALAPLRLLAHEFREALGARGVPASLSTGEERVPVEGSRHLAATVEMCPFQSPVDVAIVDEAQLLHDRDRGAAWTAAIMGAPAREVFVLGAPECIPMVQRIATLCGDPVESVSLRRKGPLVAARNPVRLGDLKAGDALVAFSRRDVLDFRAELVKRGKRVAVIYGALSPEVRRAEAARFRSGEADILVATDAIGMGLNLPIRRVVFSTLRKFDGEERRELNSQEVKQIGGRAGRYGQHEEGIVAVLAEGGGGTPELVRRLLEAPPDPPAELRPQVQPDSDIVAAVAAEIGSDSLFGVLARIRRAVLRKDDPNYRLADLSAQIAIASAVDGVEGLPLLDRWTYAMCPVDERDHGVARLARWAIEHGAGRHVAPPLAGRLSAPDRAAREELERAEKTHKRLVAWRWLSLRFPSAYADHALAEAETERLDRWIEEVLRQQRRSRPGR